The following are from one region of the Orenia metallireducens genome:
- a CDS encoding carbon starvation CstA family protein produces the protein MNSVVVLIFSILWFVLAYKWYGKKLEKRLIQPNDQRATPAVEFNDGMDYYPSKPVMLFGHHFSSVAGAGPILGPIAAFAAFGWAGTLLWILFGTIFIGGVHDYLSLMLSVRFKGDSLPEIAQEAIGRRARNLFSVFVLLTIILVVGVFGFVAAKTLASTPSVVIPTFGIIPIAMLFGFMIYKLDFSTILGTIIALAGLFCLIWLGYEYPISLPFSSQANFGIWFVLLMGYGLIASVLPVWMLLQPRDYISNWILVIGMALGFLGIFVTHPTVNAPALTSLNSASGPIWPTICIVVACGAISGFHSIIASGTTSKQLAKESDGRLIGYGTMLTEGLLAVIALLAVSAGLFWDAPVGMEKFGFLSVLNSGGPIKAFGLGYGRLVEPFIGTFGMLFGITMLKTFVMTTLDTCIRLGRMISAELVGPKVPLLKNKFAGSIFIAIPAFFVGYTGTYNIIWPIFGAANQLIGALSLLVITAYLVGVKKPTKYTLYPAIFMVITTIASLLYQGYNFLVKSNPDYILGGTAIVLIVLAVVVADEARKIVTQGKGDNLEVELQS, from the coding sequence ATGAATTCAGTAGTAGTACTTATTTTTTCAATTTTATGGTTTGTATTAGCTTATAAGTGGTATGGTAAGAAGTTAGAGAAGAGATTAATTCAACCTAATGATCAACGAGCAACTCCAGCAGTAGAATTTAATGATGGGATGGACTATTATCCCTCTAAACCAGTGATGCTGTTTGGTCATCATTTCTCTTCTGTTGCAGGAGCAGGACCAATTCTAGGACCTATTGCAGCCTTTGCAGCTTTTGGTTGGGCTGGGACTTTACTGTGGATATTATTTGGAACTATATTCATTGGAGGGGTGCATGATTATCTATCATTGATGCTCTCTGTTCGATTCAAAGGTGATTCATTGCCAGAGATTGCACAAGAGGCTATCGGAAGAAGAGCTAGGAATTTATTTTCTGTATTCGTTTTACTTACTATAATTCTTGTTGTAGGAGTCTTTGGATTTGTAGCGGCAAAAACTCTTGCTTCAACCCCTAGTGTTGTTATCCCGACCTTTGGAATTATTCCTATAGCAATGCTTTTTGGATTTATGATTTATAAGTTGGATTTTTCAACTATTCTGGGTACAATTATTGCTTTGGCAGGCTTATTCTGCTTAATTTGGTTGGGGTATGAATATCCAATCTCTTTACCTTTCTCTAGCCAAGCAAACTTTGGAATCTGGTTTGTCTTACTGATGGGGTATGGATTAATAGCATCAGTACTTCCAGTCTGGATGTTATTACAACCTAGAGATTATATATCTAATTGGATCTTAGTTATTGGGATGGCTCTTGGATTTTTAGGAATCTTTGTTACCCATCCTACAGTCAATGCTCCAGCCCTTACTTCACTTAATTCAGCAAGTGGACCAATTTGGCCAACAATCTGTATCGTTGTGGCCTGTGGGGCAATTTCAGGATTCCATTCTATAATTGCTAGTGGAACGACCTCTAAGCAGTTAGCAAAGGAGTCCGATGGTCGTTTAATTGGTTATGGGACTATGTTGACAGAGGGCCTACTTGCAGTTATCGCCTTATTAGCAGTAAGTGCGGGTCTATTCTGGGATGCACCTGTTGGGATGGAGAAGTTTGGGTTTTTAAGTGTATTAAATAGCGGTGGACCTATCAAAGCCTTTGGTTTAGGATATGGGAGACTTGTAGAACCTTTTATTGGAACCTTTGGTATGCTCTTTGGGATTACTATGTTAAAGACCTTTGTTATGACTACCTTGGATACTTGTATTAGATTGGGCAGGATGATTAGTGCCGAGCTTGTAGGACCAAAAGTTCCTCTTTTAAAAAATAAGTTTGCTGGTTCTATTTTTATTGCGATTCCAGCTTTCTTTGTAGGCTATACTGGAACCTATAATATTATTTGGCCAATCTTTGGAGCAGCAAACCAATTGATTGGGGCATTATCATTGTTAGTAATTACAGCTTACTTGGTTGGAGTTAAGAAACCTACCAAATATACTTTATATCCAGCCATCTTTATGGTTATTACAACAATAGCTTCTTTGTTATACCAAGGTTATAACTTCTTAGTTAAATCTAATCCTGATTATATATTAGGAGGTACTGCAATTGTATTGATTGTATTGGCAGTTGTAGTAGCAGATGAGGCTAGAAAGATTGTAACTCAGGGTAAAGGCGACAATCTTGAAGTAGAATTACAATCATAA
- the murQ gene encoding N-acetylmuramic acid 6-phosphate etherase: MKSKMVTEGRNPDTVDIDTLTTIEMIEKINNEDQKVALAVKKEKDDISKAVDCIVEQLNRGGRLIYIGSGTSGRLGVLDAVECPPTFGIDNEMVQGIISGGKEALSMPLEETEDDENLAVRDLTDIELEKNDILVGVSASGNTPYVVRAIEYAKNLGCKTIGVICNKNGKLQDIADICIAVNVGPEVIMGSTRMKAGTAQKMVLNMLSTTSMIKLGKVYSNLMIDVKPINKKLRKRIERIVQIATEAELDVVEKVSKQCNYNARLAIIMIKKGVDLVKAKELLADYNGIINQKNIEG; the protein is encoded by the coding sequence ATGAAAAGCAAAATGGTTACTGAAGGAAGAAATCCAGATACAGTAGATATTGATACATTAACAACAATAGAGATGATTGAAAAAATAAATAATGAGGATCAAAAAGTAGCATTGGCTGTTAAAAAAGAAAAAGATGATATTTCTAAAGCTGTAGATTGTATAGTAGAACAGCTTAACAGAGGTGGTCGATTAATTTATATCGGGAGTGGAACAAGTGGTCGGTTAGGGGTATTAGATGCTGTAGAATGTCCACCTACTTTTGGTATAGATAATGAAATGGTTCAGGGGATTATTTCCGGTGGTAAAGAGGCTTTAAGTATGCCTCTTGAAGAGACAGAAGATGATGAGAATTTAGCGGTTAGGGATTTAACTGATATAGAGCTTGAAAAAAATGATATTCTTGTAGGAGTCTCTGCTAGTGGAAATACACCATATGTAGTAAGAGCTATAGAGTATGCTAAGAATTTAGGATGTAAAACTATAGGTGTTATTTGTAATAAAAATGGTAAATTGCAGGATATAGCAGATATTTGTATTGCAGTTAATGTTGGACCTGAAGTAATTATGGGGTCAACTAGAATGAAAGCAGGAACGGCTCAAAAAATGGTCTTAAACATGTTAAGTACTACTTCTATGATTAAGTTAGGTAAGGTGTATAGCAACTTAATGATTGATGTAAAACCAATTAATAAAAAGTTAAGAAAGAGAATAGAAAGAATTGTTCAGATAGCTACTGAAGCAGAATTAGATGTAGTAGAGAAAGTATCAAAGCAATGTAACTACAATGCTAGATTAGCAATTATAATGATAAAAAAAGGTGTAGATTTAGTAAAGGCTAAGGAACTTCTAGCTGATTAT
- a CDS encoding GntR family transcriptional regulator encodes MKRVSKDNPLPLYYQLKEILQEMIENNILEAGDPIPTERELSEMHSISRMTVRKAIMDLVNEGLVYREQGRGTFVADTESKLKYQLSKLKGFTQIMKEKGLKTKTKILYFELKEATKKVRNHLKMPNDKNKVIEVNRLRIVEEEPFAIETVWIPYDLCPNMSQEMLENNSFYSILENEYGYNLDYAKQTIEPRILTEYESDLLTVEESALALLFRRTTYLKNGRVIEYTKAVYRSDKYKHEVILNY; translated from the coding sequence ATGAAAAGAGTTTCGAAAGATAATCCATTACCTTTGTATTATCAATTAAAAGAAATATTACAAGAAATGATAGAAAACAATATATTAGAAGCAGGAGACCCTATTCCTACTGAAAGAGAATTGTCTGAAATGCATAGTATAAGTAGGATGACTGTAAGAAAAGCAATTATGGACTTAGTTAATGAAGGACTAGTATATAGAGAACAAGGAAGAGGTACTTTTGTTGCTGATACTGAATCTAAACTAAAATATCAATTATCTAAACTTAAAGGCTTTACTCAGATTATGAAAGAAAAAGGATTAAAAACTAAAACTAAAATTTTATATTTTGAGTTAAAAGAAGCGACAAAGAAAGTTAGAAATCATTTAAAGATGCCAAATGACAAAAATAAGGTAATAGAAGTGAATAGGTTAAGAATTGTCGAAGAAGAACCTTTTGCTATAGAAACTGTTTGGATTCCTTATGATTTATGTCCAAATATGAGTCAAGAGATGCTTGAAAATAATTCCTTTTATAGTATATTAGAGAATGAATATGGTTATAATTTAGACTATGCTAAGCAGACTATAGAACCTAGAATTTTAACTGAATATGAGAGTGATTTATTAACAGTAGAAGAATCTGCATTGGCTTTACTATTTAGACGAACAACATACTTAAAAAATGGTAGAGTAATAGAGTATACTAAAGCAGTCTATAGAAGTGACAAATATAAACATGAAGTAATTCTTAATTATTAG
- the thiC gene encoding phosphomethylpyrimidine synthase ThiC, with amino-acid sequence MTQMTRARSGEITAEMKMVAEKEGVSPDFIRQGVAEGTIVIPANKNHKNLDPNGFGKGLSTKVNANFGTSEDYPEIEKELKKLEVSVEAGADAVMDLSTGEKINETRRAILEKATVPLGTVPIYQATVETLQADKAIIDMTVDDLFNVIEEQAKDGVDFITVHCGLTLETIRHLRDEGRVTDIVSRGGSFMTGWMLHNNAENPLYEYYDRLLEICYEYDVTLSLGDGLRPGSLADATDRAQIHELLVLAELVDRARDAEVQVMVEGPGHVPFDQIETNIKIQKELCKDAPFYVLGPLVTDIALGYDHITAAIGGTLAATAGADFLCYVTPAEHIGLPSIEDVREGVIASKIAAHAADIAKGVPGAKERDLEMAKARKNLDWERQIELSIDPKKARESRDDHNQILKDEEACTMCGSYCAMKIVDEAL; translated from the coding sequence ATGACACAGATGACAAGAGCAAGATCAGGAGAGATAACTGCTGAGATGAAGATGGTTGCTGAAAAAGAAGGGGTAAGTCCAGATTTTATCCGCCAAGGAGTAGCAGAGGGCACAATTGTCATTCCCGCTAATAAGAATCATAAGAACTTAGACCCAAATGGTTTTGGGAAAGGTTTATCGACTAAGGTAAATGCTAATTTTGGTACATCAGAGGATTATCCAGAGATAGAGAAAGAATTAAAGAAGCTAGAGGTATCTGTAGAGGCTGGTGCTGATGCAGTAATGGATTTATCTACTGGTGAGAAGATAAATGAGACTAGAAGAGCAATCTTAGAGAAGGCTACTGTACCTTTAGGAACTGTTCCAATCTACCAAGCGACAGTAGAGACCTTGCAAGCAGATAAAGCAATTATTGATATGACAGTAGATGATCTATTTAATGTAATCGAAGAGCAAGCTAAAGATGGTGTTGACTTTATTACTGTACACTGTGGTCTGACTTTAGAGACTATCCGTCATTTAAGAGATGAGGGAAGGGTGACTGATATAGTTAGCCGTGGTGGTTCTTTTATGACTGGGTGGATGTTACATAATAATGCTGAGAATCCATTATATGAATACTATGATAGGTTATTAGAGATCTGTTATGAGTATGATGTTACTTTGAGTTTAGGTGATGGTTTAAGACCAGGTTCTTTAGCAGATGCTACAGATAGAGCTCAAATCCATGAATTATTGGTATTAGCTGAATTGGTAGATAGAGCTAGAGATGCTGAAGTACAGGTAATGGTAGAAGGACCAGGTCATGTTCCTTTTGACCAGATTGAGACAAATATTAAGATACAGAAAGAGTTGTGTAAGGATGCTCCCTTCTATGTATTAGGACCTTTAGTAACTGATATAGCTTTAGGCTATGATCATATTACTGCTGCTATCGGCGGAACCTTGGCAGCTACTGCTGGAGCTGACTTCTTGTGCTATGTAACTCCTGCTGAGCATATCGGCTTACCTAGTATTGAAGATGTTCGTGAAGGAGTAATTGCTAGTAAGATTGCTGCTCATGCTGCTGATATCGCTAAAGGAGTACCAGGAGCAAAAGAGAGAGATTTGGAGATGGCTAAAGCAAGAAAGAATCTAGATTGGGAGCGACAGATTGAATTATCTATTGATCCTAAAAAAGCTAGAGAGTCTAGAGATGATCATAATCAGATTTTAAAGGATGAAGAAGCTTGCACTATGTGTGGTTCTTATTGTGCAATGAAGATAGTAGATGAAGCTTTATAG
- a CDS encoding carbohydrate-binding protein — translation MFNKKALSIMFLVVLLVSLCTLTLLAAPIPGRIEAENYTYMSGVQVEDCAEGGQNVGHIDAGDWMSYDINVEAAGEYLVEYRVASLNGGGVIRFEQDAGQTLLGSVNVPYTGGWQNWQTISHTVYLEAGQQEFGIGVPAGGYNINWINFSRADGNTGGWKLVWSDEFNYTGLPDPNKWGYDVGAGGWGNNEWQNYTANRLENARVENGNLIIEARKDWYEGVEFSSARLVSRNKGDWLYGRVEARAKLPGGLGSWAAIWMLPTDWAYGDWPNSGEIDIMEHVGYEPHMIYGTVHTEAYNHMLGTQKMVGVEGGDWETAFHTYAIEWYTDRIDFLVDGRIYHTFTKHGGTAEWPFDQRFHLIMNIAVGGDWGAAGGYDPNVWPQRMEVDYVRVYQR, via the coding sequence ATGTTTAATAAAAAAGCTTTAAGTATAATGTTTTTGGTGGTTCTACTTGTTAGCTTATGTACGTTGACTTTGTTGGCTGCTCCAATACCAGGGCGTATAGAAGCAGAAAATTATACTTATATGAGTGGTGTTCAAGTTGAGGATTGTGCTGAAGGTGGCCAAAATGTAGGACATATTGATGCAGGAGATTGGATGTCTTATGATATTAATGTGGAAGCAGCTGGAGAATATCTAGTAGAATATCGTGTAGCTAGCTTAAATGGTGGAGGAGTTATTAGATTTGAGCAGGATGCTGGTCAAACTTTATTAGGTAGTGTAAATGTTCCTTATACAGGTGGATGGCAAAATTGGCAAACAATTTCTCACACTGTTTATTTAGAAGCAGGCCAGCAAGAATTTGGTATTGGTGTACCTGCAGGAGGTTATAATATAAATTGGATTAATTTTAGTCGCGCTGATGGTAATACTGGGGGTTGGAAATTAGTTTGGTCAGATGAGTTTAATTATACTGGTCTGCCTGATCCTAATAAATGGGGTTATGATGTAGGTGCTGGTGGCTGGGGTAATAATGAATGGCAAAATTATACGGCAAATCGCTTGGAAAATGCCCGAGTTGAAAATGGTAATTTAATTATTGAAGCTAGAAAAGATTGGTATGAAGGTGTGGAGTTCTCTTCTGCCCGTTTAGTAAGCAGAAATAAAGGCGATTGGCTTTATGGACGAGTAGAAGCAAGAGCTAAATTACCAGGAGGTCTTGGTTCCTGGGCAGCTATCTGGATGTTGCCTACTGATTGGGCTTATGGAGATTGGCCCAACAGTGGAGAGATTGATATCATGGAGCATGTAGGCTATGAACCTCATATGATTTATGGAACCGTGCATACAGAAGCTTATAATCATATGTTAGGAACCCAAAAAATGGTTGGTGTAGAAGGTGGAGACTGGGAAACAGCTTTCCACACTTATGCCATTGAATGGTATACAGATAGAATTGATTTCCTTGTGGACGGTAGGATCTATCATACTTTTACTAAACATGGCGGTACAGCAGAATGGCCCTTTGATCAACGTTTCCATTTAATAATGAATATTGCAGTAGGAGGAGACTGGGGTGCAGCAGGAGGATATGATCCAAATGTTTGGCCTCAAAGAATGGAAGTTGATTATGTCAGAGTCTATCAAAGATAA
- the thiD gene encoding bifunctional hydroxymethylpyrimidine kinase/phosphomethylpyrimidine kinase: MKQVLTIAGSDSGGGAGIQADLKTMTAFGVYGASVITAVTAQNTLGVQGFETVSIDLVAKQLDSVLSDLKFSALKTGMLATSEIIEVVVDKIKEYQVDNLVVDPVMVASSGDILLAEEAITTIKEELIPIAKVITPNLNEAKVLTGRGIEEEVSLEILASELHKLGCEYVLVKGGHQSGEIARDLLYDGVDFIEFSAERIDTKDTHGTGCTLSSAIASNLALEYEIKEAIQRSKKYITEAIKAGCKVGQGNNPVNHFADRKNSIGDFSSSSLKLNST; the protein is encoded by the coding sequence ATGAAACAAGTCTTGACAATTGCAGGCTCTGACTCTGGAGGGGGGGCAGGAATTCAAGCTGATTTAAAAACGATGACAGCCTTTGGAGTCTATGGAGCTTCGGTAATTACTGCTGTTACTGCTCAGAATACTCTAGGGGTTCAAGGTTTTGAAACAGTTAGTATAGATTTAGTTGCTAAGCAGCTGGATTCAGTATTGAGTGATTTGAAATTTTCTGCTCTAAAGACAGGAATGTTAGCTACTAGTGAGATTATTGAGGTAGTAGTAGATAAGATCAAAGAGTATCAGGTGGATAACTTAGTAGTTGATCCAGTAATGGTAGCTAGTAGTGGTGATATTCTATTAGCAGAGGAAGCTATTACTACTATTAAGGAAGAGTTGATTCCCATAGCTAAGGTAATTACACCAAACCTTAATGAAGCTAAGGTCTTAACTGGTAGAGGTATAGAGGAGGAAGTATCCTTAGAGATTCTCGCTAGTGAATTACATAAGCTTGGCTGTGAGTATGTTTTAGTTAAAGGAGGGCATCAAAGTGGAGAGATTGCAAGGGATTTACTATATGATGGAGTAGACTTTATTGAGTTTAGTGCTGAAAGGATTGATACTAAGGATACCCATGGTACTGGATGTACTCTATCCTCAGCTATAGCTAGTAATTTAGCTTTAGAGTATGAAATCAAAGAAGCAATACAAAGAAGTAAAAAGTACATAACCGAGGCAATTAAAGCTGGCTGTAAGGTTGGTCAAGGTAATAATCCAGTTAATCATTTTGCAGATAGGAAAAATTCGATTGGGGATTTTTCCTCTTCGAGTTTAAAATTAAACTCTACGTGA